A part of Cryptococcus neoformans var. neoformans JEC21 chromosome 4 sequence genomic DNA contains:
- a CDS encoding 6-phosphogluconolactonase, putative: MPPQPPAPPVFYSFPDTEVLVDSLANFVVKAQRDAVDKRGKFTIALSRGSLAANLRGLVGQQNVQWDKWEVFFVDEAAVPLEDEDSNYRSNYLSFLSHVPIPREQIHTIDINQLDDLEELADQYEKQLVNHFAASNAARYPTFDLMLLGIGPDGETASLFPGHEILSEKDAWVSFIDDAPRGPARRITMTFPVLNHCYRAVFVATGKEKTEMLHTILDQPEAGLPCSRVRPASPGLVFWFADAAAASATQYPPTTFRWIDNEKEAQEAVDAAKRRAARKLAEADSEAEVLKKSV, from the exons ATGCCCCCCCAGCCACCAGCCCCCCCCGTCTTCTACAGCTTCCCGGACACTGAAGTCCTCGTCG ACTCCCTCGCCAACTTCGTCGTCAAGGCCCAGCGGGATGCCGTCGATAAGCGCGGAAAATTCACCATCGCCCTCTCCCGTGGATCGCTTGCCGCCAATCTGAGGGGATTGGTCGGCCAGCAAAATGTACAGTGGGACAAGTG GGAGGTCTTCTTTGTCGACGAGGCCGCCGTGCCTCTTGAGGACGAAGATTCCAACTACCGCTCAAACTACCTCTCGTTCCTTTCCCATGTACCCATTCCTAGGGAGCAGATTCACACCATCGACATCAACCAGCTTGACGATCTCGAGGAGTTGGCAGACCAGTACGAGAAGCAGCTTGTGAACCATTTCGCCGCCTCAAACGCCGCGAGGTATCCTACCTTTGACCTGATGCTGTTGGGTATAGGCCCAGACGGTGAGACCGCGAGTCTATTCCCGGGGCATGAAATCCTCAGTGAGAAAGACGCATGGGTCAGCTTTATCGATGACGCGCCGCGAGGACCTGCAAGGAGAATCACTATGAC TTTCCCTGTCTTGAACCACTGCTATAGGGCTGTCTTTGTGGCGActggcaaggaaaagactGAGATGCTACATACCATTCTTGATCAGCCTGAAGCTGGACTTCCTTGCTCACGCGTCCGACCTGC CTCTCCCGGTCTCGTATTTTGGTTTGCTGATGCAGCAGCCGCATCTGCAACTCAGTACCCTCCGACCACTTTCCGATGGATCGACAACGAGAAGGAAGCCCAGGAGGCAGTTGATGCGGCAAAGCGCAGGGCTGCCAGAAAATTGGCAGAGGCCGACAGTGAGGCAGAAGTACTCAAGAAAAGTGTATAG
- a CDS encoding mRNA polyadenylation-related protein, putative has translation MSTVFYRWGAGRDESRVTFDGTHISVFDLKREIILNNKMGNGKDFDLSIYDNVTGEELKDDNQQIPRSSSLVARRLPPSLGKGRGSAADYIAGTTAAEALTGDHRVESHARQAMLDKNLTKGIRSAGGTYGSLSKRFDGKEEKPAEKVQVSTGDKDEDAKIQAILAQGAETWEQMQEDMSAGYRAPAARAARANKPSGSAVAGASQKYDFSLGPEKEPPVGYICYRCGQKGHWIQNCPENDDPAAAERKRFVRVTGIPRSFLKTVETPVGAEGSSGGAMLTADGGFVKAVPDQRQWQKQAAVKPRALTGADVRDQEPLEADLTCPLCKKLVWEAVRTPCCNTAFCEECVQTYLVDHDFECPHCESKVPSLDRLKPDEDLRKRSRNYVDHELQKNKDAKGDSADGDVKEEAENDKNADDSEEGSLTPKEQNKNQILGADGQPLNSDLLDPHMIQNYLFGAKKMLLNPDLNPAARALLTTQMQTLQANLLQMQMMAMMNGMGMGVGLPLMGGQNNVGGGQTGIGLNGAIDNSMAMRGRPGFRGGFRGRGMATGQGFQRGPLGPAAQGGMGMGMMNRPNVPAKRGADVELGGEAKQPRTGV, from the exons ATGTCGACAGTATTTTATCGCTGGGGTGCTGGTCGAGATGAGTCTCGTGTGACTTTCGACGGCACTCACATCTCCGTATTTGATCTGAAGAGGGAGATCATCTTGAATAATAAGATGGGCAACGGCAAAGATTTCGATCTCAGCATCTACGACAATGTCACTGGAGAAG AACTCAAAGATGATAACCAACAAATCCCTCGATCGTCCTCACTCGTAGCCCGCCGTCTCCCCCCATCTTTGGGAAAAGGTCGCGGTTCTGCAGCAGATTATATTGCTGGTACGACTGCAGCCGAGGCTCTTACAGGCGACCACCGTGTAGAATCCCACGCGCGTCAAGCCATGCTCGACAAGAATCTGACAAAAGGTATTAGAAGTGCCGGTGGCACATATGGCAGTTTAAGCAAGAGATTtgatggaaaggaggaaaagccCGCGGAAAAGGTTCAAGTGTCCACGGGCGAtaaggatgaagatgccaaGATTCAAGCCATCTTGGCGCAAGGTGCAGAGACTTGGGAGCAGATGCAGGAAGACATGTCGGC tggCTATCGAGCCCCAGCAGCAAGAGCTGCACGAGCAAACAAGCCTTCTGGGTCAGCAGTTGCCGGTGCTAGTCAAAAGTATGACTTTAGCCTTGGACCCGAAAAAGAACCGCCGGTCGGCTATATCTGTTATCGCTGTGGCCAAAAAGGGCACTGGATTCAAAATTGTCCCGAAAACGATGACCCTGCAGCCGCCGAGCGCAAGCGTTTCGTCCGAGTCACCGGTATTCCCAGGAGTTTCCTCAAGACTGTAGAGACACCTGTCGGAGCCGAAGGTTCTTCTGGTGGTGCTATGCTTACGGCCGATGGTGGATTTGTCAAGGCTGTACCAGACCAAAGGCAATGGCAAAAGCAAGCAGCGGTCAAGCCGCGCGCCCTGACTGGCGCGGATGTGCGAGATCAAGAACCCCTGGAAGCAGACTTGACCTGTCCCTTATGTAAAAAATTGGTTTGGGAAGCTGTCAGGACACCTTGCTGCAATACCGCTTTTTGCGAGGAATGTGTCCAGACATATCTGGTGGATCACGATTTCGAATGCCCGCATTGCGAAAGCAAAGTTCCAAGTCTGGATAGACTGAAGCCGGATGAAGACTTGCGCAAAAGATCTAGAAACTATGTGGACCACGAATTACAGAAAAATAAGGACGCAAAGGGCGACAGTGCGGATGGAGATGtcaaggaggaagctgaAAATGATAAAAACGCCGACGAT TCCGAGGAAGGTTCTTTAACACCTAAAGAGCAAAATAAGAACCAGATTCTAGGCGCTGATGGTCAGCCACTCAATTCGGATTTGCTCGATCCTCATATGATCCAAAACTATCTCTTCGGA GCTAAGAAGATGCTTCTCAACCCGGATCTTAACCCTGCCGCCCGAGCATTGTTGACAACACAAATGCAGACTCTCCAGGCCAACTTGCTTCAAATGCAGATGATGGCTATGATGAACGGCATGGGCATGGGTGTCGGTTTACCGTTAATGGGAGGGCAAAATAATGTTGGAGGCGGTCAGACAGGAATAGGGCTGAATGGGGCAATAGATAATAGTATGGCCATGCGAGGGAGACCAGGGTTCAGAGGGGGGTTCAGAGGTAGAGGAATGGCCACTGGACAAGGATTTCAAAGAGGTCCTCTGGGACCGGCCGCTCAAGGTGGTATGGGTATGGGAATGATGAACAGGCCCAATGTGCCTGCCAAGAGAGGAGCAGACGTAGAGTTGGGAGGAGAGGCAAAGCAGCCCAGAACTGGAGTATAA
- a CDS encoding alpha-1,6-mannosyltransferase, putative, producing MPLATRPHPRLLSPILALLFIIFALSSLFSLFANSTSILNFVPTALVKGERTPGCRGNAAISIQNLLDAGARHVAESNRLFDATGAKRDLGIDLGENWTLQSYASYLENIWQEFLQEPQGSNADHPTLQTVLSYTSLLPREQGSETAIPKFIYTTDLLEPQQLPEQFQSWITQNPEWTTMFVNDAEIDTWLEDRLGAGEVKTKAQEELLALKESYGVVRADLFRYLVLLLNGGVYTDTDTASVLPIAQWARSPTVAPVAPLLTAIPQLISIIQDPSSQTLPSTPSTSKPSLVVAIESDALSTGANWREQSFARSIQIVQWTIMANRGHPVLLDVIGMALKKSEEIRLMKSNNDQVRKEDVNILNWSGPGAFTDAVFRYLFVRYGFHPAQASGLKEPLQIGDVIIMPVHSFRADASEGFQGEHRVVWHGFFGRWKGKTDK from the exons ATGCCCCTCGCCACCCGTCCACATCCCCGCCTCCTCTCCCCGatcctcgcccttcttttcatcataTTCGCAttatcctctctcttctcccttttcgCCAACTCCACCTCTATTCTCAATTTCGTACCTACCGCACTTGTCAAGGGCGAGCGAACACCGGGCTGCAGAGGAAATGCTGCCATCTCAATCCAGAACCTTCTTGATGCTGGCGCTAGACATGTCGCTGAATCAAATAGACTTTTCGATGCCACTGGCGCAAAAAGGGACCTTGGAATAGACCTTGGAGAAAATTGGACTTTGCAAAGCTATGCCAGTTACCTGGAAAATATCTGGCAAGAGTTTCTCCAGGAGCCTCAAGGATCTAATGCGGATCACCCCACCCTCCAAACCGTTCTTTCATATACATCCCTCTTGCCCCGAGAGCAAGGGAGTGAAACAGCTATTCCCAAATTCATTTACACAACCGATCTTTTGGAACCTCAACAGCTTCCTGAGCAGTTTCAATCCTGGATCACCCAAAATCCGGAATGGACCACCATGTTTGTAAATGATGCGGAGATTGATACCTGGCTGGAAGATAGGTTGGGTGCTGGAGAGGTTAAAACTAAAGCACAAGAGGAATTATTGGCTCTGAAGGAAAGCTACGGGGTGGTTCGTGCGGATTTATTCAG GTACCTTGTCCTTTTGCTCAACGGTGGCGTTTACACCGATACAGATACAGCCAGTGTCCTTCCCATCGCCCAGTGGGCCCGTAGTCCCACCGTCGCTCCAGTTGCTCCCCTTCTTACGGCCATCCCGCAACTGATATCCATCATTCAAGATCCCTCCTCGCAAACACTTCCTTCAACCCCTTCAACCTCTAAACCCTCATTGGTTGTTGCCATTGAATCCGATGCATTGTCCACCGGAGCAAACTGGAGAGAACAATCTTTCGCAAGATCTATCCAGATCGTTCAATGGACAATTATGGCCAATAGAGGACATCCCGTCCTGTTGGACGTGATCGGAATGGCCCTGAaaaagtcggaagaaatAAGGCTGATGAAATCAAACAATGATCAAGtcagaaaagaagatgtaaACATATTGAACTGGTCAGGTCCAGGCGCATT CACCGATGCCGTTTTCCGATACCTCTTCGTTCGTTACGGATTTCATCCAGCCCAGGCCTCAGGTCTCAAGGAGCCATTACAAATCGGAGATGTGAT CATCATGCCCGTTCATTCTTTCAGAGCCGATGCTTCAGAAGGGTTTCAGGGAGAACATAGAGTGGTATGGCACGG ATtctttggaagatggaaaggcaAAACGGATAAATAA
- a CDS encoding expressed protein, with amino-acid sequence MLPQPLEQRPSILPVSPCSPSLSMQLPVPSPAITYLPSRRHVMSTCSSPPANQPSICSFKAARKRASNWHAGTDKSNIKSEEDELEPEGSSSLRLAGRTLPRGIVTPGSRLSASQPQYSSSSSADDASSASPGTPGLSSELTSSLTEKAYHLDLQHRKRMADTALLPNPKRPRIDIRTSSIPSILPNVISNGSMSRNLGLAGPQKKAARKKAMDLVIDLTVLDSDDDSLIIDSSDASDEAADEKDREDGDSYDFSDRTGRHTGSLASGAGEDTDEEEIEVMYLKAGSVKEKEGNMVNGSACQVSPSSTRHAESRPITPIEKGPSPLREVRDLPPLNGTQINAGRFLQDSSRNEACSPVVFDNRPLTTHLLDATNARSRAQTAVDLGTSSQNLNPTWLDSLASAKWSPVTLSIQGDLTEMTQNWTPEERSAHRRLVLLRRDLQGKLLQVEAHAISEMEAVNHRSSCLPCFFWKERNIYVFPATSVSSVFQVLLGFDRLANVQANWLGNHYKKRTGIIVLRDNEDGARFLGRIAEMSSPLNVGKKIETGSEFYLWEDLGSIIEDIIKNLVVRLPRDGEGDHCPPVLAPHDAPLSQLFSTRVTLSNEATLFLPPQGINPTSSTQNLLPSPMPSSCSYQQLPPSDQPGSYTSNLRALDDDAQRFPLTNEDRQTKEFGTEEQHAEGRFTWSSIELRFEPDLKAVTKDWTLEERSAGRRLIQLSPHWDGAAITVKLRIITRTEWSPFLTHIISCIYWEERDTCVIADDDILNALEALLDVGRLTVPLKTWINNNVDKHLSMIQRRDGNNEKFFSEIQNMSNPHLGRSGSFIANVYPWDDLKSMIQRIFGRLLLRIPVDGDRSRPVLTPFDGLRSQLFNPHPRESALVPLASSEHFTESHHFPDRPHPPHSALDTSEPGSRPSASMVGSEQAGHLLVARQYTLGLRTNAEGALKSTPGDSILDGAQLQSILQTGATEDQNGSISPRDRINGLNTVGDPRLLIDAFEPEAIVENSQVHLSTIGSNIAEASKVGRNRSVEVGETVSKQIEETSQPDNDRSSSVSGSQSSNLDMEAASQLPVISSALISVPQTVHEHSHTNDIPSQLPISSDLLPSLDVSKLSLMNLSQDSAFSHRVPEVQNDIHLIPRGFAPQSKLSIFSRRLLHNQPRHPFASEYISRHHPVTTRKPFLPRNVRAGLSGLASNEFPNKPSSVKFQQRLKEGQVRELCMRIKKGEMTLDMRNVGFGTLKRDLVARESQLKTMRQGRLINITISRIVPVDGGSGLVAGLDRARIRVSWESDPKPLHDVTLPLRDMALYQTPLPLILDGTFLRANRSTHLQLRFHVDLYVGQDSQGSYISSPMSITSPDGFLLPIADIAHMRDRNGALCFNLALESNISLDPAALPLEPLSNRVIPRRPRILNLLYIFKDVQGNATQEKIVDGWKCGLCGLEEDVGDLNDMSELAVHIKHYHKYECAVLISGNGAEMVITLPDCVIFVKRHDASQVFSTIAGDLTHLTGQVSPHTGGTPSHLLNNLPETLSVQDSPVSFENRLPASYTDDIASTDEFTKFTRPPILTVPGQLSSPQVCVSSSEPLKKSSSVTRSPSLSANLAQPPPPTLATQDVQIEKITSFPIPFAETVLSNFDALGVGSPLPPAAGNCINTESSDSTACPLYSLPSISLSPRSTHQSNGVFKSISSSTSSQKSPQLYEPPGFASALKRDTTFSIVESSQGRSAASTSPQSPCTNTEGQCLGTIGGASMSQLDDQPMSPGPCQSQSVIARRFSALEGSGSGSPSCQQLDDLSLRRLFTPELEDVRLLSDFETDVSRDARTESPSIGPITTSAWQMPAPSPSMSPRHDDFQEPCVLSKLMIPEQSLEPILSSSTGNAKVPLEESSIRLADTSEPVSDSKFTEAKANLAFMNAQPASHFDDSSNDESITILAGPETSISNHSHQSPTNISGQSRSQLRDSPPAIEDLRPFTKTGHAGPYMGKRVNQWTEWSSSLEPGTLIDFMGELDKVWDGGRVRHLIRHQESLIWIQHHLSHKRRFLACCWNRWVHQKGPIPAYNKAGYLKLWLDSYGVIMSRAKLSYEVKDYLHLHFQNRHILLTDYIGACQYWNRLRRSYFDEPSRET; translated from the exons ATGCTTCCACAACCGCTAGAGCAACGCCCCTCAATTCTCCCTGTCTCTCCCTGCTCACCGTCGCTCTCCATGCAGCTTCCAGTCCCTAGCCCGGCAATCACCTATTTGCCCTCGAGACGTCATGTTATGAGCACCTGCTCCTCACCTCCCGCCAATCAGCCTTCTATCTGCAGTTTCAAAGCCGCTCGGAAGAGAGCATCCAATTGGCATGCAGGCACCGACAAGTCCAATATCAAgagcgaagaggatgagttAGAACCTGAGGGCTCAAGTTCTTTGCGACTTGCTGGAAGGACACTGCCCCGGGGAATAGTTACTCCCGGATCAAGGCTTTCTGCGTCTCAACCGCAATATAGCAGCTCTTCATCTGCCGACGATGCCTCTTCGGCCTCGCCTGGCACACCTGGATTGTCAAGTGAGCTGACGTCGTCCCTTACTGAGAAAGCATACCACCTCGATCTTCAACATCGCAAACGCATGGCTGATACGGCTCTTCTGCCCAACCCTAAACGTCCTCGTATCGACATCAGAACGTCTTCCATACCGTCAATACTTCCGAATGTCATCAGCAACGGTAGCATGTCTCGGAATCTAGGTTTAGCCGGCCctcagaagaaggcagcTAGGAAGAAAGCCATGGATTTGGTTATCGATCTGACAGTGCTGGacagcgatgatgatagttTAATCATTGACAGCTCTGACGCAAGTGACGAGGCTGCAGATGAAAAAGATcgagaggatggtgatTCATACGATTTTTCAGATCGGACTGGACGTCATACGGGAAGCCTAGCGTCTGGTGCTGGGGAAGATactgatgaggaggagattgaagtCATGTACCTGAAGGCTGGGAGTGTtaaggaaaaggagggtAACATGGTCAACGGATCGGCTTGCCAGgtttctccttcaagtACGCGACATGCCGAAAGTCGGCCAATTACACCTATCGAGAAAGGGCCGTCTCCTTTGAGGGAAGTAAGAGACCTGCCGCCGCTTAATGGAACACAAATCAATGCGGGACGATTCCTCCAAGATTCGTCGCGGAATGAGGCGTGTTCACCGGTTGTCTTCGATAACAGGCCTTTAACCACACATTTGCTAGATGCAACAAACGCAAGATCCAGAGCACAAACGGCGGTGGATCTGGGTACTTCGTCACAAAACTTGAATCCTACCTGGCTAGATTCGCTTGCTTCAGCCAAGTGGTCGCCTGTTACTTTAAGCATCCAAGGAGACTTAACCGAAATGACACAGAACTG GACCCCGGAAGAACGATCAGCTCATAGACGGCTGGTTCTCTTGAGAAGGGACTTGCAAGGCAAGCTGCTTCAGGTAGAAGCGCACGCGATATCTGAGATGGAGGCCGTGAATCATCGTTCAAGCTGTCTgccttgcttcttctggaaggaaagaaacaTATATGTCTTTCCAGCGACAAGTGTATCTAGCGTGTTTCAAGTCTTGTTGGGGTTCGATAGACTCGCAAACGTTCAGGCTAATTGGTTGGGAAATCATTACAAAAAGCGCACGGGAATCATTGTTTTGAGAGATAATGAAGATGGGGCGAGATTTCTCGGCAGAATAGCTGAAATGTCAAGTCCCCTCAACGtaggaaagaagattgaaaCGGGAAGCGAATTCTATCTGTGGGAGGATCTAGGGTCTATAATAGAAGATATAATAAAAAACCTT GTCGTGCGCCTTCCAAGAGACGGTGAGGGTGACCATTGCCCACCTGTCTTGGCGCCACATGATGCACCTCTTTCGCAACTTTTCAGCACTAGAGTTACGCTATCAAATGAGGCAACATTATTTCTTCCCCCTCAAGGTATAAATCCgacttcttccacccaaAACTTGCTGCCATCGCCAATGCCGTCATCATGTTCGTATCAACAGCTCCCACCCTCCGATCAACCGGGTTCTTATACATCCAATTTAAGggctttggatgatgatgcacAGCGATTTCCTCTAACCAATGAAGATAGACAGACAAAGGAATTTGGCACGGAAGAGCAACATGCGGAAGGCCGTTTCACATGGTCATCCATAGAATTGCGTTTTGAACCGGATCTGAAAGCCGTCACAAAAGATTG GACACTTGAAGAGCGAAGCGCCGGCCGACGTCTCATCCAACTTTCTCCTCATTGGGATGGAGCCGCTATTACGGTCAAGCTCAGAATCATCACCAGGACAGAATGGTCACCGTTTCTGACCCATATCATATCCTGCATATActgggaagaaagagatacCTGCGTTATCGCCGACGATGATATTCTTAACGCCTTAGAAGCCCTCCTTGACGTGGGGCGTCTGACTGTGCCGCTTAAGACTTGGATCAATAACAATGTTGACAAGCATTTATCCATGAttcaaagaagagatggtaACAACGAGAAGTTTTTCTCGGAGATCCAGAATATGTCGAATCCTCATTTGGGACGGTCAGGATCATTTATCGCCAATGTCTATCCATGGGATGATTTAAAATCAATGATACAAAGGATCTTTGGTCGACTA CTTTTACGTATTCCTGTTGATGGTGATCGCTCCCGGCCTGTACTTACCCCGTTTGATGGCCTTCGTTCACAGTTGTTCAACCCACACCCCCGTGAGTCAGCTTTGGTGCCTTTAGCATCTAGCGAGCATTTTACCGAAAGCCACCATTTCCCGGACCGCCCACATCCGCCCCATTCTGCTTTGGATACTTCAGAACCTGGATCGCGTCCTTCAGCGAGCATGGTTGGCTCTGAGCAAGCAGGGCATCTGCTTGTGGCTCGGCAATACACGCTAGGCTTACGGACGAATGCTGAGGGCGCCTTGAAAAGTACTCCCGGCGATTCTATCCTAGACGGAGCTCAGTTGCAGTCGATTCTGCAGACGGGTGCAACAGAGGACCAAAACGGATCTATTTCGCCAAGGGATAGAATCAACGGATTGAATACTGTCGGGGATCCTCGGTTGCTTATTGACGCATTCGAGCCGGAAGCCATAGTCGAAAACAGCCAAGTACATTTGTCTACTATCGGTTCCAATATCGCAGAGGCCTCGAAGGTGGGTAGAAATAGGTCGGTGGAGGTAGGAGAGACGGTTTCAAAGCAAATCGAAGAAACCTCGCAACCAGACAATGATCGTTCGTCCTCTGTTTCAGGGTCGCAGTCATCGAATCTCGATATGGAGGCAGCCTCGCAATTACCTGTAATATCGTCTGCTCTTATTTCTGTCCCTCAAACAGTTCATGAACATTCGCATACAAACGACATCCCTTCTCAACTTCCCATTTCTTCCGATCTTCTGCCATCGCTTGATGTATCGAAGTTGAGTCTCATGAATCTGTCGCAGGATTCCGCATTCTCTCATCGGGTACCCGAAGTCCAGAATGATATCCATCTGATACCGCGAGGATTTGCGCCTCAATCCAAGCTATCTATTTTTTCTCGCAGACTGCTGCACAACCAACCTCGACATCCGTTTGCTTCAGAATACATATCACGGCATCACCCTGTAACAACTAGGAAACCGTTTTTACCTCGGAACGTTCGTGCCGGTTTGTCTGGTTTAGCATCAAATGAATTCCCTAATAAACCATCATCTGTCAAATTCCAACAACGACTAAAGGAAGGTCAAGTCCGAGAGCTATGCATGAGGATCAAAAAAGGCGAAATGACTTTGGATATGCGTAATGTCGGGTTCGGAACGTTGAAGCGGGATCTAGTGGCACGGGAAAGTCAATTGAAGACAAT GAGACAAGGTCGCCTAATCAATATCACGATCAGCAGGATTGTTCCTGTCGACGGAGGGTCTGGTTTGGTGGCTGGGTTGGATCGCGCTAGGATCAGAGTTTCGTGGGAATCG GATCCAAAACCTCTCCACGACGtcactctccctcttcgcGACATGGCGCTTTACCAAACCCCTCTACCTCTCATTTTAGATGGAACATTTCTGAGGGCAAATAGATCCACTCATCTCCAGCTACGATTTCATGTCGATCTCTATGTTGGACAAGATTCGCAAGGTAGTTACATCTCATCCCCTATGTCGATAACATCTCCAGACGGATTTCTGCTTCCTATTGCCGATATTGCTCACATGAGAGACCGGAACGGAGCTCTTTGCTTCAACCTGGCATTGGAGTCGAATATCAGCCTTGATCCCGCAGCCTTACCCCTCGAGCCGTTATCAAATCGTGTCATACCTCGAAGGCCACGCATTCTAAATCTACTTTACATCTTCAAAGACGTACAAGGCAATGCGACTCAAGAAAAGATAGTGGATGGCTGGAAATGTGGGCTGTGCGGGCTAGAAGAGGATGTCGGGGACCTTAACGACATGAGCGAGTTAGCAGTGCACATCAAGCACTATCATAAGTATGAATGCGCAGTGCTAATTAGCGGCAACGGGGCGGAGATG GTTATAACATTACCGGACTGCGTCATTTTCGTGAAGCGCCATGATGCTTCTCAAGTTTTCTCGACTATTGCGGGCGATTTAACGCATCTAACGGGACAAGTCTCTCCTCATACCGGTGGAACGCCTTCACATCTACTAAATAACTTGCCGGAGACTTTATCGGTGCAAGATTCACCTGTTTCCTTTGAGAACCGCCTGCCGGCATCATACACCGACGATATTGCATCTACTGATGAGTTTACTAAGTTTACTCGACCGCCCATTTTGACAGTCCCCGGCCAACTATCCTCCCCCCAAGTATGCGTATCGTCATCTGAAccgttgaagaagagttctAGCGTCACAAGGTCGCCTTCATTATCTGCCAACCTTGCACAACCGCCGCCACCAACTTTAGCGACTCAAGATGTTCAGATTGAGAAAATTACTTCCTTCCCGATTCCATTCGCAGAAACTGTCCTCTCCAACTTTGATGCTCTCGGGGTTGGCTCTCCATTACCTCCTGCTGCTGGCAACTGTATCAATACTGAGTCATCCGATTCTACGGCTTGCCCCTTGTACAGCTTACCCTCCATCTCGTTATCTCCTCGATCTACGCATCAGTCAAATGGCGTTTTCAAAAGcatctcgtcttcaacTAGTTCCCAGAAGTCTCCCCAACTTTATGAGCCACCAGGCTTTGCATCTGCTCTGAAGAGAGATACAACTTTTTCCATAGTTGAATCAAGTCAGGGAAGGTCTGCTGCTTCGACCTCTCCGCAATCACCTTGTACAAATACCGAAGGTCAGTGTCTTGGAACCATAGGAGGCGCCTCCATGTCTCAATTGGATGATCAGCCTATGTCTCCGGGACCCTGTCAAAGCCAGTCCGTCATTGCTCGTAGGTTCTCAGCTCTTGAAGGATCCGGCTCTGGGTCACCATCTTGCCAACAGCTGGATGACCTCTCACTTCGCCGATTGTTTACCCCAGAACTCGAAGATGTTAGACTCTTGTCTGACTTTGAAACCGATGTTTCGAGAGATGCGCGGACAGAATCGCCTTCCATAGGTCCCATAACAACGTCGGCCTGGCAAATGccagctccttctccttctatGTCTCCAAGGCATGACGACTTCCAAGAACCCTGCGTTTTGTCTAAGCTCATGATCCCTGAACAATCGCTGGAACCGatcctttcatcctccacagGAAATGCGAAAGTTCCTCTAGAGGAGAGCTCCATTAGGCTGGCTGATACGTCAGAGCCAGTTTCTGACTCGAAATTTACAGAAGCAAAGGCCAATTTAGCTTTCATGAATGCCCAGCCTGCTTCTCATTTCGATGATTCAAGCAATGATGAGAGTATCACAATACTGGCTGGGCCAGAGACATCTATATCTAACCATTCTCACCAATCGCCAACAAACATTTCGGGTCAATCTCGTTCTCAACTTCGTGATAGTCCGCCAGCTATTGAAGACCTACGTCCCTTCACCAAGACTGGTCATGCTGGCCCTTACATGGGTAAACGAGTAAACCAGTGGACTGAGTGGAGCTCCTCATTAGAGCCGGGAACTTTAATAGACTTTATGGGTGAACTGGATAAAGTATGGGATGGAGGGCGAGTTCGACATTTGATTAGACATCAAGAG TCTTTGATTTGGATACAGCATCAT CTTTCCCATAAACGACGGTTCCTGGCTTGTTGCTGGAATCGATGGGTTCATCAGAAAGG ACCTATACCGGCATATAACAAGGCAGGGTACTTAAAGCTCTGGCTGGACAGCTATGGAGTCATAATGAGCCGCGCAAAATTGTCTTATGAGGTGAAGGACTATTTGCAT CTTCATTTTCAGAATAGACATATTTTATTGACAGACTACATTGGTGCCTGTCAGTACTGGAATCGCCTTAGAAGATCTTATTTCGATGAGCCAAGCAGGGAGACTTGA